Proteins encoded within one genomic window of Humulus lupulus chromosome 1, drHumLupu1.1, whole genome shotgun sequence:
- the LOC133834403 gene encoding uncharacterized protein LOC133834403 — protein sequence MSADIVSHHGGDGGGQDPTDPSRIPSTCESDRPARRRGRGPASNVNIEKRRRDAGKPLELQLDPATDKVVGTEHQAFVRQLSTEVTLLLPGHYLDFKDVPQQYKDQVVQKMKYYYNIDGHPEPERVMGTLYTEMRKRYSERKNIRHSHFQKYYSGNPNDLDSALNAIPDLCSKESWKEIVDLFLSPKFVARSTQNKKNRKEMKYLSTQGSKSMAAIRNEYVSKILNFI from the exons ATGTCAGCTGATATAGTATCCCATCAcggtggagatggtggtggtcaagACCCCACAGATCCTAGCAGGATACCCTCaacttgcgagtcag ATCGTCCTGCAAGAAGGAGGGGACGTGGCCCTGCCAGTAATGTTAATATTGAAAAACGAAGGCGGGATGCTGGCAAACCACTTGAATTGCAACTTGATCCGGCGACAGACAAAGTGGTTGGTACTGAGCACCAAGCTTTTGTTCGTCAATTGAGTACTGAAGTTACATTACTATTGCCGGGACATTATTTAGATTTTAAAGATGTTCCTCAGCAATATAAAGACCAGGTCGTTCAAAAGATgaag tattactataatatcgaTGGGCATCCAGAACCTGAAAGAGTTATGGGAACTCTGTATACGgagatgcgcaaaagatattcAGAGAGAAAGAATATTAGGCATTCTCATTTCCAAAAATATTATTCTGGAAATCCGAATGATTTGGATAGTGCTCTCAATGCTATTCCTGACTTGTGCTCGAAGGAGAGCTGGAAAGAAATCGTCGATTTGTTTCTGAGCCCAAAGTTTGTAGCGCGATCCACGCAGAACAAGAAAAATAGAAAGGAAATGAAGTATTTGTCGACGCAAGGCTCTAAATCAATGGCAGCGATCCGTAACGAATATGTAAGTAAAATACTTAACtttatttga
- the LOC133834412 gene encoding uncharacterized protein LOC133834412, producing MTSNTVPLPAPAVAINDTSFPTAAFSPVVFSHKISVKLDDNNFLLWRPQVWSAIKGHDLDDYIDSAVIPPKKFLTDSDAQTGAINPLYKQWVNTRSTSIFLVALLYVQRRAYTSCWKLNFSSYLEHIGDRLGSVGHVVSVKEHIVAIFKGRPPEYNTFVISINSRNQPYTVAEIKSLLLSQEHRMDIHNRPIDSVNLTTQRGFRGRGSSSSIHESRPSTSTLSNSSSLGRSTGRGSWNPYAVASCTSCSSGFS from the exons ATGACTTCCAACACTGTCCCTCTGCCTGCTCCGGCCGTCGCCATCAATGACACTTCCTTCCCCACCGCTGCATTCTCACCAGTTGTCTTCTCGCACAAAATCTCAGTCAAGCTTGACGACAATAACTTTCTTCTATGGCGTCCGCAGGTGTGGTCTGCTATTAAAGGCCACGATCTTGATGATTACATCGATTCAGCTGTGATTCCTCCCAAGAAATTTCTGACTGACTCTGATGCCCAAACTGGCGCCATCAATCCTCTCTACAAACAGTGGGTAAACACAAGATCAACTTCTATATTCTTGGTTGCTCTCCTCTATGTCCAAAGGCGTGCTTACACGAGTTGTTGGAAGCTTAACTTCAGCTCATATCTGGAACACATTGGAG ATCGATTGGGTTCCGTCGGCCACGTTGTCTCTGTCAAAGAACACATTGTAGCAATTTTCAAGGGTCGTCCTCCAGAATACAACACTTTCGTAATCTCTATTAATTCAAGAAATCAACCCTACACAGTTGCTGAAATTAAATCACTCCTCCTCTCTCAAGAACATCGCATGGACATCCACAATCGACCAATCGACTCTGTAAATCTCACCACTCAAAGGGGATTTCGAGGCAGAGGTTCCTCTTCTTCAATTCATGAATCAAGACCGTCCACTTCCACTCTTTCAAACTCCTCTTCTCTCGGTAGATCTACTGGGCGTGGTTCATGGAATCCTTATGCGGTGGCCTCTTGCACTTCATGTTCTTCTGGTTTTTCATAG